One Peribacillus simplex NBRC 15720 = DSM 1321 genomic region harbors:
- a CDS encoding long-chain-fatty-acid--CoA ligase gives MNVPLVLSHFLDRAALLYGNKKAIIGDDKVLTYSELNGRVNQLSNGLRDLGVKKGDRVAYLAPNSVEMLEGFYGVFQLGAVIVPLNIRLKPADYVFILNHSESKVLFVDQELYHLISPVKDELESVEHIIVHYKDEEINETDYNRWLERYDNMSFNRESVDENDVSSLLYTSGTTGNPKGVMLTHRNNYLHALGAMHHFRVNDRDTYLHVLPMFHVNGWGAPFYYTANGATQVCLRKTSPERIFDALQKHKVSIMHMAPTVLNSLFQYYERNVPNIEQDIRIVVAGSAPPPAFVTRVEKELGWEFIQIYGMTESTPVSLISLIRSEFEDLSEKEKYRMKAKAGYPIIGSEVKVIHDNGEEVAHDGVDIGELIVRSHGVMLGYWKNEEATSQTLINGWLHTGDMATIDENGNVDIVDRKKDIIISGGENISSIEVEGILYEHPDILEAAVIAVPHEKWGETPHAFIVPKPGVELTEDDIKIFTREKLAHFKSVTSVSFVGELPKTASGKIQKIHLRNDYWESKGKTGRFVN, from the coding sequence ATGAACGTACCATTAGTATTATCGCATTTCTTAGATCGAGCAGCCTTACTATATGGCAATAAGAAAGCCATCATTGGAGATGACAAGGTATTAACCTACTCAGAGTTGAACGGCCGTGTAAACCAGCTTTCAAATGGTTTAAGGGATCTTGGAGTCAAAAAGGGTGATAGGGTGGCATATTTGGCACCTAACTCAGTTGAAATGCTTGAAGGTTTTTATGGGGTATTTCAACTTGGGGCCGTAATCGTTCCATTGAATATCCGCTTGAAGCCTGCCGATTATGTATTCATTTTGAACCATAGCGAGTCAAAGGTCCTTTTCGTAGATCAGGAATTGTATCATCTAATTTCCCCTGTCAAGGATGAACTTGAATCAGTGGAGCACATAATCGTTCATTATAAAGATGAAGAGATAAATGAAACCGATTACAACCGTTGGCTGGAACGTTATGATAACATGAGCTTTAACCGGGAGTCAGTGGATGAAAATGATGTTTCGAGCCTCCTTTATACGAGCGGGACCACAGGAAATCCCAAAGGAGTGATGCTGACTCACCGCAACAACTATTTACATGCCCTAGGTGCGATGCATCATTTCAGGGTCAATGACCGCGATACATATTTGCATGTACTGCCGATGTTCCACGTGAATGGGTGGGGTGCCCCATTTTATTATACGGCAAATGGTGCCACTCAAGTTTGTTTGAGGAAAACCAGCCCCGAAAGGATATTTGATGCACTGCAAAAGCATAAGGTTTCCATAATGCACATGGCACCAACGGTTCTGAATTCCCTGTTTCAATATTATGAACGGAATGTTCCGAATATCGAGCAGGATATCCGAATCGTTGTTGCGGGTTCCGCACCGCCTCCTGCATTCGTTACAAGGGTGGAAAAAGAGTTAGGCTGGGAATTCATTCAAATTTACGGAATGACTGAATCAACACCTGTTAGTCTGATATCGCTGATTCGTTCTGAATTCGAAGATCTTTCGGAAAAAGAAAAATACAGAATGAAGGCGAAAGCCGGATATCCCATCATAGGCAGTGAGGTAAAGGTTATCCATGACAATGGTGAGGAAGTTGCCCATGATGGCGTGGATATCGGGGAGCTCATCGTCCGCAGTCATGGAGTGATGTTAGGTTATTGGAAAAATGAAGAAGCGACCAGCCAGACACTGATAAATGGATGGCTGCATACTGGGGATATGGCCACAATCGATGAAAATGGTAATGTTGATATCGTTGACCGCAAAAAGGATATAATCATTAGTGGCGGAGAAAATATCTCTTCCATAGAAGTGGAAGGAATACTCTACGAACATCCGGACATTCTTGAAGCGGCAGTCATTGCCGTTCCACATGAAAAGTGGGGAGAGACGCCGCATGCCTTCATTGTGCCAAAACCGGGTGTGGAATTAACGGAGGATGATATAAAGATCTTTACACGTGAAAAATTAGCTCATTTCAAATCAGTTACCAGTGTGTCGTTTGTCGGGGAGCTTCCTAAGACGGCATCGGGGAAAATACAAAAAATCCATCTCCGTAATGATTACTGGGAATCTAAGGGGAAAACAGGCAGATTCGTTAATTGA
- the gerPC gene encoding spore germination protein GerPC, protein MNQDLYSYSIQMQRFLEAQDKRIMKLEHELKRLTDELAELKNKPPIHVDKIEYKFDQLKVESLDGTLNIGLNPTDLNNIDEFAVNNQPVPPAPNLFPGREIVVQEIYNDILSDLEIMINDAENQLKISLEPSYHDFIKQDVERQLHQRINMYFDNLSYAERAPQQRDNIKEKVREKVKSDIQTALFQFITHSQAETGGNPNGV, encoded by the coding sequence GTGAATCAGGATCTATATTCATATTCCATACAAATGCAGCGTTTTCTTGAAGCCCAGGATAAACGGATCATGAAACTTGAACACGAACTCAAACGCCTGACAGATGAACTTGCTGAGCTGAAAAATAAACCGCCAATCCATGTAGATAAAATTGAATATAAATTCGATCAGTTAAAAGTCGAATCCTTAGATGGAACATTGAATATCGGTTTAAATCCAACTGACCTTAACAACATTGATGAATTTGCCGTCAACAACCAACCCGTTCCACCTGCACCTAACCTATTTCCAGGGAGGGAAATCGTCGTCCAGGAAATTTACAATGATATACTTTCAGACTTGGAAATTATGATCAACGATGCGGAAAACCAGCTGAAAATATCATTGGAACCCTCTTATCATGACTTCATAAAGCAGGACGTCGAACGCCAGCTTCATCAACGGATCAATATGTATTTCGATAATCTTTCTTACGCCGAACGTGCACCGCAGCAAAGGGATAATATCAAGGAAAAGGTCCGGGAAAAGGTGAAATCCGATATTCAAACTGCATTATTTCAATTCATTACCCATTCACAAGCCGAGACAGGAGGAAATCCAAATGGAGTTTAA
- a CDS encoding MFS transporter — MKRIHYSWVILIITFFSIIVAGIVRSSSGVFIVPFENEFGWDRSVISLAFAISLFLYGLSGPFMAALIEVLGLKKMMVLAMSTLLAGVFLTFFMEHEWQLILIWGIIIGLGSGVFLTVLSPYVANRWFEKRRGLAVGILTASTATGQLILLPVLAIIIENYSWRWAIGLILVLSLIMLAIILLFMKNNPKEVGTLPYGLEEESQGAVTVQKKNPIAMAFQSLIEAVRVKEFWLLAGSFFICGLSTSGLIGTHFISYCISFGLPVVTAASLLSFMGIFDLIGTTVSGWLSDRFDNRWLLFWYYALRGASLVLLPFALNEGSIGLLIIFSVFYGLDWIATVPPTISISRQIFGMEKSGIVYGWIFAAHQVGAAVAAYGGGLIFKIFNSYTWAFFLAGIFCLLGSLFVILIKKQKAVTKVKDDVMEL; from the coding sequence TTGAAACGTATTCATTATAGCTGGGTTATTTTAATCATAACATTCTTCTCGATTATTGTAGCCGGAATCGTTAGGTCATCATCGGGAGTATTCATCGTACCATTTGAAAATGAGTTTGGGTGGGACCGGTCCGTCATTTCTTTAGCCTTCGCCATAAGTCTTTTTCTTTATGGATTATCGGGTCCATTCATGGCCGCTCTAATTGAAGTGCTTGGATTAAAGAAAATGATGGTATTGGCCATGTCCACTTTATTGGCAGGGGTTTTCCTCACTTTTTTCATGGAGCATGAGTGGCAGCTCATTCTAATTTGGGGAATTATCATTGGATTGGGCTCTGGAGTGTTTTTAACGGTATTGAGCCCATATGTGGCAAATCGTTGGTTCGAGAAAAGGCGGGGGCTGGCGGTCGGGATACTAACGGCAAGTACGGCCACAGGTCAGCTCATTTTACTTCCGGTTTTAGCTATCATCATTGAGAATTACTCGTGGAGATGGGCGATTGGATTAATTTTGGTACTTAGCTTGATCATGCTGGCAATCATCCTTTTATTCATGAAAAACAATCCGAAGGAAGTAGGCACTCTTCCATATGGATTAGAAGAGGAAAGTCAGGGGGCTGTTACAGTCCAAAAAAAGAACCCCATCGCCATGGCTTTTCAGTCGTTGATTGAAGCAGTGAGAGTGAAGGAATTCTGGTTATTGGCAGGAAGCTTTTTTATATGCGGACTTTCAACGAGCGGGTTGATTGGCACACATTTCATTTCTTACTGCATTAGTTTTGGTTTACCGGTCGTGACGGCAGCATCACTGCTATCTTTCATGGGAATCTTTGATTTGATTGGTACGACTGTATCCGGGTGGTTATCAGATCGTTTTGATAACCGTTGGCTGTTGTTTTGGTATTACGCTCTGAGGGGTGCTTCCCTCGTATTACTTCCTTTTGCTCTTAATGAAGGCTCAATCGGTCTATTGATCATATTCTCCGTTTTTTATGGCCTGGATTGGATAGCCACTGTTCCTCCTACCATAAGCATTTCAAGGCAAATCTTTGGCATGGAGAAAAGCGGGATTGTATACGGTTGGATATTCGCGGCCCATCAGGTGGGTGCAGCAGTGGCGGCGTACGGTGGAGGGCTTATCTTCAAAATATTCAACTCCTATACATGGGCATTCTTCCTTGCAGGAATCTTTTGCTTATTGGGCAGCTTGTTTGTCATATTGATAAAAAAGCAAAAAGCGGTCACGAAGGTTAAAGATGATGTAATGGAGTTATAG
- a CDS encoding spore germination protein GerPE produces MFSRISKVKSLLSDTVSFSSTLQIGDTSYIDGNALALAIQKKSETFHSVDIHFEDYDIFKKPFYIPRLNEPVISRFSNPNPFIRVGNINIIGISSSSVVGVGNVGHARMESRVKHIREVPKEIEETPIVD; encoded by the coding sequence ATGTTTTCTAGAATATCAAAAGTAAAATCTTTATTATCCGACACGGTATCATTCAGCTCCACCCTGCAAATCGGGGATACTTCATATATTGACGGAAATGCCCTGGCTTTAGCGATTCAAAAGAAAAGTGAAACTTTCCATTCAGTGGATATTCATTTCGAAGACTATGACATTTTTAAAAAACCATTTTATATCCCGAGATTGAATGAACCCGTCATATCAAGATTTTCAAACCCGAATCCCTTCATACGGGTCGGCAATATCAATATAATCGGGATATCATCCTCATCTGTGGTTGGTGTGGGGAACGTAGGCCATGCACGTATGGAATCAAGAGTGAAACATATTCGGGAGGTTCCTAAAGAAATCGAAGAGACACCAATAGTGGATTAA
- a CDS encoding spore germination protein GerPB, with protein MIFNIHQTIQINMIKIESIANSSVFQIGSAGVIKPYSTLANTGGYTEPAPQIEADVTPLTSFVPFTPS; from the coding sequence ATGATCTTCAATATTCACCAGACCATACAAATCAATATGATAAAAATTGAAAGCATCGCCAATTCATCCGTTTTTCAAATAGGAAGTGCCGGGGTTATTAAACCATATTCCACATTAGCCAATACCGGAGGATACACTGAGCCTGCTCCACAAATTGAAGCTGATGTAACCCCATTAACTAGTTTCGTCCCATTTACCCCCTCCTAG
- a CDS encoding spore germination protein gives MPAIVGIVQVINVGSSGIVHIGDVFKISPYSTSKTFAGAGSFNTGESISLYNAYSTTNTNDTDGIDQPLVLNL, from the coding sequence TTGCCGGCCATCGTAGGAATCGTTCAAGTCATCAACGTCGGTAGCAGTGGAATTGTCCATATTGGTGACGTCTTTAAAATTAGTCCATATTCCACTTCAAAAACGTTTGCAGGTGCTGGCTCGTTTAATACGGGTGAATCCATATCCCTTTATAATGCCTATAGCACCACAAATACAAATGATACAGATGGTATTGATCAGCCACTGGTCTTAAATCTCTAA
- a CDS encoding spore germination protein, with protein MPAIIGPVQIFNVAEGNLLFGDCAVISPKSSSKSVSGSGSGNTAAIVFTANGLNGSNVLDINGIDQPITGNN; from the coding sequence ATGCCCGCCATTATCGGCCCAGTTCAAATATTTAATGTCGCGGAAGGAAACCTGTTATTCGGTGATTGCGCCGTCATTTCCCCTAAGTCTTCCTCCAAATCGGTTTCCGGATCCGGTTCAGGGAACACAGCTGCAATCGTGTTTACGGCCAATGGCCTGAATGGAAGCAATGTCCTTGATATCAATGGGATCGACCAGCCCATTACAGGGAATAATTAG
- the trpB gene encoding tryptophan synthase subunit beta: MTSEIKSKGYFGEFGGSFVPGELQEVMDILETEFLKYKDDPEFIEEFQYYLKEYVGRENPLTLAKNLTKKVGGAKIYLKREDLNHTGAHKINNAIGQILLAKRMGAKRIIAETGAGQHGVATATACAMFGMECVIYMGKLDTERQALNVFRMELLGAKVVAVEKGQGRLKDAVDEALNDLVQNYENTFYLLGSAVGPHPFPTIVKHFQSIISEESKRQILEKEGKLPTAIIACAGGGSNAIGAFAHYIDEENVRLIGVEPIEAPSISQGVPAVLHGFKSLTLVDEQGEPKPTFSIAAGLDYPSVGPEHSFLKDSGRAEYVTVKGEEALEAFQVLSKIEGIIPALESSHALAHAMKLAKELTRDDILIINLSGRGDKDVEQVFNMLEK, encoded by the coding sequence ATGACGAGTGAGATCAAGAGCAAGGGATACTTTGGTGAGTTCGGTGGAAGTTTTGTACCGGGTGAACTACAGGAAGTTATGGATATTTTAGAAACGGAATTCCTGAAATATAAGGATGACCCGGAATTCATTGAGGAGTTTCAATATTATCTGAAAGAATATGTCGGACGCGAAAACCCGTTAACACTTGCAAAGAATTTAACGAAAAAGGTTGGCGGGGCAAAAATATACTTGAAGCGTGAAGATCTGAATCATACAGGTGCTCACAAAATTAATAATGCGATTGGACAAATCCTGCTCGCTAAACGTATGGGTGCAAAACGCATCATCGCAGAAACTGGAGCTGGACAGCATGGTGTGGCGACTGCGACAGCATGTGCGATGTTTGGCATGGAGTGTGTGATCTATATGGGTAAGCTGGATACGGAGAGACAGGCATTGAATGTCTTTCGGATGGAATTGTTGGGGGCAAAAGTCGTAGCGGTCGAAAAGGGACAGGGGCGATTGAAGGATGCCGTTGATGAGGCATTGAATGATTTGGTGCAAAACTATGAAAATACTTTTTACTTGCTTGGTTCAGCAGTAGGACCACACCCATTTCCAACGATCGTTAAGCATTTCCAATCAATCATAAGTGAAGAATCAAAGCGCCAGATCCTTGAAAAGGAAGGAAAACTGCCAACTGCCATCATTGCTTGTGCAGGAGGGGGAAGTAATGCGATTGGTGCTTTTGCTCATTATATCGATGAAGAAAATGTCCGTTTAATTGGTGTAGAGCCAATTGAAGCCCCAAGTATTTCGCAAGGGGTACCGGCAGTATTGCACGGATTCAAAAGTTTGACGTTAGTGGACGAACAAGGGGAACCAAAACCGACATTTTCCATAGCCGCCGGTTTGGATTACCCAAGCGTGGGACCCGAGCATAGTTTTTTAAAAGATAGCGGACGAGCGGAGTATGTGACGGTAAAAGGGGAAGAAGCTCTTGAGGCTTTTCAGGTATTATCCAAAATAGAGGGAATCATTCCAGCTCTCGAAAGCTCACATGCTCTAGCTCACGCCATGAAGCTCGCAAAAGAGTTAACAAGAGATGATATACTGATCATTAATTTATCAGGCAGGGGAGACAAAGATGTTGAGCAAGTATTTAACATGTTAGAAAAATAG
- the addA gene encoding helicase-exonuclease AddAB subunit AddA, producing the protein MSKTKIPALPGDVTWTEDQWKAIWAKDQDILVAAAAGSGKTAVLVNRIIQKVISEEDPIDVDELLVVTFTNASAAEMRHRVSEALEKAINDNPHSQHLRKQLSLINRASISTLHSFCLEVIRKYYYLTDIDPGFRIADSTEIQLLRDEVMEELFEEQYGQSDNEEFFNLVDAFTSDRNDDALQNIVRSLHDFSQSNPDPDRWLDGAASMYKLADDDGIDDLSFIDSLKFDIGLQLDTARDLLERSLALTKVPGGPAPRAENYIADLALVAKLSEVKDQSWNALYEEIQNVKFGTAKRLTGADFIKEVTDEATKYRDKAKKIIKSLQEELFSRKPESYLRDIRELKGYVDTLVMLVKRFDDRFFAAKAEKNLVDFADLEHYCLRILTGETVDGERKPSAAAVEYRNQFKEVLVDEYQDTNLVQESILKLVTADGEYNGNLFMVGDVKQSIYRFRLAEPNLFLGKYTRFTHDGVDSGLKIDLNRNFRSRKEVLDGTNFLFQQLMGITVGEIDYDEDAQLKKGAPYPEDDPNPIELHLIDGTADPEAHTEAEGSDGGFEAEELEKAQLEARQMAKLIKKAISEKHRIYDTKTKKYRSATYRDMVILLRSMPWAPQIMEEFKKQGIPVYANLSTGYFEATEVAIMISLLKVIDNPQQDIPLASVLRSPIVGLDEEEMSQVRLFHTGSYYEALADFYRKSDPEEHPGLYEKASAFYKKLVKWRKLARQEALSDLIWLLYRETQFYDFAGGMPGGKQRQANLRALYDRARQYEASSFRGLFRFLRFIERMQERGDDLGAARALGEQEDVVRLMTIHSSKGLEFPIVFIAGLSKQFNMMDLRKPYLLDKDYGFAAKYVNSELRITYPSLPQLAFKKKKQLELIAEEMRVLYVALTRAKEKLYLIASINDAEKTQQNWESNAAHGDWLLKDYVRAGAKSYLDWIGPSLVRHRDSLGAAGQGLEMESHPSNWSISVIPSEELAVLDEEEALVQEQILDHVQKSEKVGIVSEFYDDIKEQLEWEYPEHEATVYRSKQSVSELKRQYELKDEQSSTELLRKFKRPITKRPTFMQEKSLTPAERGTITHLVMQHIDLSNEITIQSIQELMVDLIQRELLTEEQKEAVDPETIVYFFDSEVGQRMQRAESIRREVPFTMSLPAKEAYSDWAAGDEEILIQGVIDCIFEDEQGLVLLDYKTDTITGRFASGYEGAKEILADRYRMQLQLYTRAVEGIMNKKVTGRYLFFFDGSHLLEV; encoded by the coding sequence ATGAGTAAAACGAAAATTCCTGCTCTGCCAGGAGACGTGACTTGGACGGAAGATCAATGGAAGGCGATATGGGCTAAAGATCAGGACATTCTGGTTGCGGCCGCTGCAGGTTCAGGGAAAACAGCGGTGCTGGTCAATCGGATCATTCAAAAAGTCATTTCAGAAGAAGATCCAATCGATGTTGATGAACTGCTCGTGGTTACATTCACCAATGCCTCTGCAGCCGAGATGCGCCATCGGGTAAGTGAGGCATTAGAAAAAGCGATCAATGATAATCCCCATTCACAGCATTTACGTAAGCAGTTGAGCTTGATTAATCGCGCATCGATTTCCACACTTCATTCCTTTTGTTTAGAGGTCATCAGGAAGTATTATTATCTGACGGATATCGACCCGGGCTTCCGGATTGCAGATTCTACGGAGATCCAGCTTCTCCGTGATGAAGTGATGGAAGAGCTTTTCGAGGAGCAGTATGGCCAAAGTGATAATGAAGAGTTCTTTAATTTGGTTGATGCTTTCACAAGCGATCGAAACGATGATGCACTTCAGAATATAGTTCGATCGCTGCATGATTTTTCGCAATCGAATCCAGACCCGGACCGATGGCTCGATGGTGCCGCTAGCATGTATAAGTTGGCAGATGATGATGGGATTGATGACCTTTCGTTTATCGATTCATTGAAGTTCGATATTGGTTTACAATTGGACACTGCCAGGGATTTATTGGAACGCTCGCTTGCGTTGACTAAAGTCCCTGGGGGGCCGGCACCGAGGGCTGAGAACTATATAGCCGATCTTGCCCTGGTTGCTAAACTTTCGGAAGTGAAGGACCAATCCTGGAATGCCCTTTATGAAGAAATCCAAAACGTGAAATTTGGAACGGCAAAACGCCTTACTGGTGCAGATTTTATCAAAGAAGTTACGGATGAGGCTACCAAGTACCGGGATAAGGCGAAGAAGATCATCAAATCGTTACAGGAAGAGTTATTTTCCCGTAAACCGGAAAGCTATCTGCGGGATATAAGGGAGCTCAAGGGTTATGTCGATACACTAGTAATGCTTGTTAAAAGGTTTGATGATCGATTCTTCGCTGCAAAAGCAGAAAAGAACTTGGTGGATTTCGCGGATTTGGAACATTATTGTCTTCGGATTTTGACAGGGGAAACTGTGGATGGTGAACGAAAACCATCAGCAGCAGCCGTCGAATACAGGAACCAGTTCAAAGAGGTACTTGTAGATGAGTATCAGGACACGAACCTGGTTCAGGAATCCATCTTAAAACTGGTGACGGCTGACGGCGAATATAATGGGAATCTTTTCATGGTAGGCGATGTCAAACAGTCCATTTACCGGTTCAGGCTTGCGGAACCGAATCTCTTCCTTGGAAAATACACACGTTTTACCCATGATGGTGTTGATTCCGGACTGAAAATTGATTTAAACCGCAATTTCCGGAGCCGAAAGGAAGTTCTCGATGGGACCAATTTCTTGTTTCAACAGTTGATGGGCATTACAGTCGGTGAGATTGATTATGATGAAGATGCCCAATTGAAAAAAGGTGCCCCATATCCCGAAGACGATCCAAACCCGATCGAACTCCATTTAATTGATGGAACAGCCGATCCGGAAGCTCATACGGAAGCGGAAGGATCGGATGGCGGGTTTGAGGCTGAGGAGCTTGAAAAAGCGCAGCTCGAAGCAAGGCAGATGGCAAAGCTCATTAAAAAGGCTATAAGCGAAAAGCATCGGATATATGATACGAAAACCAAAAAGTACCGCTCTGCCACTTATCGAGACATGGTCATTCTTCTTCGTTCGATGCCATGGGCACCCCAAATCATGGAGGAATTTAAAAAGCAGGGAATTCCAGTCTATGCCAACTTGTCGACAGGGTATTTTGAAGCGACCGAAGTGGCCATCATGATTTCCTTATTGAAGGTGATTGATAATCCGCAACAGGATATCCCATTGGCATCCGTTCTCCGTTCACCTATCGTCGGACTGGATGAAGAGGAGATGTCACAGGTGCGTTTATTCCATACAGGGAGCTACTACGAAGCGCTAGCTGATTTTTATAGAAAGAGTGATCCGGAAGAACATCCGGGGCTTTATGAAAAAGCCTCAGCTTTTTATAAAAAACTAGTGAAGTGGAGGAAGCTTGCCAGGCAGGAGGCATTATCAGATTTGATTTGGCTTCTGTACCGCGAAACGCAGTTTTATGATTTTGCAGGTGGGATGCCGGGTGGCAAACAGCGTCAGGCCAATTTAAGAGCTCTGTATGACAGGGCAAGACAATATGAAGCGAGTTCTTTCCGCGGTCTGTTCCGTTTCCTGCGGTTCATAGAAAGGATGCAAGAACGTGGAGATGATTTAGGGGCAGCTCGGGCTTTAGGGGAACAGGAAGATGTAGTCCGGCTGATGACGATTCACTCCTCAAAGGGGCTTGAGTTCCCGATCGTTTTCATTGCCGGTCTTTCCAAGCAATTCAATATGATGGATTTACGCAAGCCCTATTTACTGGATAAGGATTATGGCTTTGCGGCAAAGTATGTGAATTCTGAATTACGGATAACTTATCCATCCCTCCCTCAATTGGCTTTTAAGAAAAAAAAGCAGCTTGAATTAATTGCCGAGGAGATGCGTGTCCTCTACGTGGCGCTTACAAGGGCTAAGGAAAAGCTTTATTTGATTGCCAGTATCAATGATGCAGAAAAAACGCAGCAGAACTGGGAAAGTAATGCGGCACATGGAGATTGGCTATTAAAGGACTATGTTCGGGCAGGTGCAAAAAGTTATCTTGATTGGATTGGTCCATCCCTTGTCCGACATCGGGATTCTCTTGGTGCTGCTGGTCAGGGCTTGGAAATGGAGTCGCATCCATCGAATTGGTCCATTTCCGTCATTCCAAGCGAAGAGCTTGCTGTTCTGGATGAGGAAGAGGCACTAGTTCAAGAGCAAATACTTGATCATGTCCAGAAATCGGAGAAGGTCGGTATCGTTTCCGAGTTTTATGATGATATCAAGGAACAGCTAGAATGGGAATACCCCGAACATGAGGCGACGGTGTATCGTTCCAAGCAATCCGTTTCTGAACTAAAACGTCAATATGAACTTAAGGACGAGCAAAGCTCCACAGAGTTGTTGCGTAAATTTAAGCGTCCTATCACGAAGCGGCCGACTTTCATGCAAGAAAAGTCACTAACTCCTGCTGAAAGGGGTACGATTACACATTTAGTCATGCAGCATATTGATCTATCTAATGAGATTACCATTCAATCGATTCAGGAACTGATGGTTGATTTGATTCAACGCGAGTTGTTGACGGAGGAACAGAAAGAAGCTGTGGATCCGGAGACGATCGTCTATTTCTTTGACAGTGAAGTTGGGCAAAGAATGCAGAGGGCCGAAAGCATTCGCCGTGAAGTGCCATTTACGATGTCGTTGCCTGCAAAGGAAGCTTACAGCGATTGGGCAGCTGGAGATGAAGAGATCCTTATCCAAGGTGTGATTGATTGTATCTTTGAGGATGAACAAGGTCTTGTGCTTCTAGATTATAAAACGGATACAATCACCGGCCGTTTTGCTAGCGGGTATGAAGGGGCTAAAGAGATTCTTGCCGATCGATACCGGATGCAGCTTCAGCTCTATACGAGGGCTGTTGAAGGGATAATGAATAAGAAGGTCACCGGCCGTTACTTGTTTTTCTTTGACGGCTCGCATTTATTGGAAGTATAA